Proteins from one Pagrus major chromosome 1, Pma_NU_1.0 genomic window:
- the LOC141002636 gene encoding B-cell receptor CD22-like, with protein MSLTAAASGFVVVLLSAQGTGQDDWGVTYSSTEICALKGSTVEINCTYTYPSRIDGGDTEVKETFWFTKLSGNQPVDLSTDSDYQGRVEYSCYEKSCTLRITDLRESDSAEYKFSFITNQPGGRYTGSPGVTLRVTDLQVKVSGSSHYDRKDLKCHSSCRLPDRSSYICPERSHQWQSPSQPEDLSEDSQFAGRVQLTCSSDANPAANYTWYKKNGDPDLQPLSKEPQLVFSSIQSSDSGEYYCTAENELGRRTSEYISIDVTYAPKLPSVSVSPSAEIVEGSSVTLTCSSDANPAANYTWYKENEDSPKASGQIFTITDFRAEHSGNYYCEAQNSRGRHNSTLQLIVVAGLVPGSVDASPAPEFPIPADSPTDPSDHHSAALSDTQADLPHAIVLLPSFQPPALLPCCLPPALVVRSVQSLMCVGRELQREGAATEKAVSPQVRCLVLCGGVRKFASEERMVRDGLWRALSPGEDAPKLPSVSVSPSAEIVEGSSVNLTCSSDANPAANYCWYKKNGDPDLQPLSKEPQLVFSSIQSSDSGQYYCTAENELGRRTSEYISINVTYAPKPPSVSVSPSAEIVEGSSVTLTCSSDANPAANYTWYKENEDSPKASGQIFTITDFRAEHSGNYYCEAQNSRGRHNATLQLIVVAATWKLPVALSTTAVLLVFIFILVLFCIRRVRSSQHPSEAEERPDNRAQREELQYGSVRFTRTQADALYSNFSPARPHRNEEESVVYASPNFISASG; from the exons ATGAGTTTAACAGCAGCAGCGAGTGGATTTGTTGTCGTCCTTCTGTCTGCACAAGGTACT GGTCAGGATGACTGGGGAGTGACTTACAGCTCTACTGAGATCTGTGCCTTAAAAGGAtcaacagtggaaataaactgcacatacacatacccaTCCAGAATAGATGGTGGTGATACTGAAGTTAAGGAAACATTCTGGTTTACTAAACTGAGTGGAAATCAACCTGTGGATCTGAGTACAGACTCAGATTATCAAGGTCGTGTTGAGTACAGTTGTTATGAGAAGAGCTGCACTCTGAGaatcacagacctgagagagaGCGACTCAGCTGAGTACAAGTTCAGCTTCATAACAAACCAACCAGGTGGGAGATATACTGGTTCACCTGGAGTCACTTTGAGGGTCACAg ATCTCCAGGTGAAGGTGAGCGGATCCTCACATTATGACCGGAAAGACctgaagtgtcacagcagttGTCGTCTACCTGATCGTTCTTCCTACATCTG TCCTGAACGTTCTCATCAGTGGCAGAGTCCTTCACAGCCTGAGGACCTTAGTGAAGACTCCCAGTTTGCAGGTCGTGTTCAG ctgacctgtagcagtgatgctaacccagcagctaactaCACCTGGTACAAGAAGAATGGAGATCCAGACCTTCAACCTCTCAGTAAAGAACCACAGCTTgtcttcagctccatccagtCCTCTGACTCTGGAGAGTATTACTGCACAGCTGAGAACGAGCTGGGGAGGAGGACGTCTGAATACATCTCTATTGATGTGACAT atgctccaaagcttccctctgtgtcagtgagtccctctgctgagatagtggagggcagttcagtgactctgacctgtagcagtgatgctaacccagcagctaactacacctggtacaaggagaATGAAGACTCACCAAAAGCATCAGGGCAGATCTTCACCATCactgacttcagagctgaacacagtggGAATTATTACTGTGAAGCCCAGAACAGCAGAGGACGTCATAACTCCACCTTacagctgattgttgtggcAG GTCTTGTCCCTGGTTCAGTCGACGCCTCTCCGGCCCCTGAGTTTCCAATCCCTGCTGACTCACCAACAGACCCCTCAGACCATCATTCTGCAGCCTTGTCTGACACCCAGGCAGACCTGCCTCATGCCATAGTCCTGTTGCCCAGTTTCCAGCCTCCAGCCCTGCTGCCATGTTGCCTGCCTCCTGCTCTG GTAGTGAGGTCTGTacagtctctgatgtgtgtggggagggagttgcagagggagggggcagctaCTGAGAAGGCTGTGTCGCCCCAGGTCCGGTGCTTGGTCCTGTGTGGTGGAGTGAGGAAGTTTGCGTCGGAGGAGCGGATGGTGCGGGACGGGTTGTGGCGGGCTTT ATCTCCAGGTGAAG atgctccaaagcttccctctgtgtcagtgagtccctctgctgagatagtggagggcagttcagtgaatctgacctgtagcagtgatgctaacccagcagctaactaCTGCTGGTACAAGAAGAATGGAGATCCAGACCTTCAACCTCTCAGTAAAGAACCACAGCTTgtcttcagctccatccagtCCTCTGACTCTGGACAGTATTACTGTACAGCTGAGAACGAGCTGGGGAGGAGGACGTCTGAATACATCTCTATTAATGTGACAT ATGCTCCAAAgcctccctctgtgtcagtgagtccctctgctgagatagtggagggcagttcagtgactctgacctgtagcagtgatgctaacccagcagctaactacacctggtacaaggagaATGAAGACTCACCAAAAGCATCAGGACAGATCTTCACCATCactgacttcagagctgaacacagtggGAATTATTACTGTGAAGCCCAGAACAGCAGAGGACGTCATAACGCCACCTTacagctgattgttgtggcAG CTACATGGAAGTTACCCGTTGCTCTCTCAACCACTGCTGTGTTGCTGGTCTTCATATTCATCTTGGTCTTGTTCTGCATCAG AAGAGTGAGGTCTTCACAACACCCGTCTGAGGCTGAGGAGAGACCAGACAACAGAGCGCAG agagaagagctTCAGTACGGCAGCGTACGATTCACAAGGACCCAGGCAGACGCTCTCTACTCAAACTTCAGCCCAGCTCGGCCCCACAGGAACGAGGAGGAGAGTGTTGTATACGCGAGTCCAAACTTCATCAGTGCCTCAGGGTGA
- the LOC141002582 gene encoding B-cell receptor CD22-like, whose translation MEIQTFNLSVKNHSLSSAPSSPLTLENAPKLPSVSVSPSAEIVEGSSVTLTCSSDANPAANYTWYKENGDPDLQPLSKEPQLVFSSIQSSDSGEYYCTAENELGRRTSEYISINVTYAPKLPSVSVSPSAEIVEGSSVNLTCSSDANPAANYTWYKENEDSPKASGQIFTITDFRAEHSGNYYCEAQNSRGRHNSTLQLIVVAAQNALPQGMLGKLRPPQLS comes from the exons ATGGAGATCCAGACCTTCAACCTCTCAGTAAAGAACCACAGCTTgtcttcagctccatccagtCCTTTGACTCTGGAGA atgctccaaagcttccctctgtgtcagtgagtccctctgctgagatagtggagggcagttcagtgactctgacctgtagcagtgatgctaacccagcagctaactacacctggtacaaggagaATGGAGATCCAGACCTTCAACCTCTCAGTAAAGAACCACAGCTTgtcttcagctccatccagtCCTCAGACTCTGGAGAGTATTACTGTACAGCTGAGAACGAGCTGGGGAGGAGGACGTCTGAATACATCTCTATTAATGTGACAT atgctccaaagcttccctctgtgtcagtgagtccctctgctgagatagtggagggcagttcagtgaatctgacctgtagcagtgatgctaacccagcagctaattacacctggtacaaggagaATGAAGACTCACCAAAAGCATCAGGACAGATCTTCACCATCactgacttcagagctgaacacagtggGAATTATTACTGTGAAGCCCAGAACAGCAGAGGACGTCATAACTCCACCTTacagctgattgttgtggcAG CCCAAAACGCATTGCCTCAAGGCATGCTGGGGAAACTCCGCCCACCTCAACTGAGTTGA